Below is a genomic region from Magnetococcales bacterium.
CTGATTACATTGTCGGTCACACCTTGATTCCCGGACGGGCGGGGTTTCTCACCCTGGAGCTTTATCAACCTCCGCAACCCCGCATGATCTGGATGGCCACCCAACCCCTGACAAAAGATTCCGACCTGCGGCAGGCAACCAATCAGTTGGCCCTGCAATTGGCAGAACACCTGCAACGCCTTGACAGTCAAATTCTGGTCGCCATGACCCCCATGTCAGCCTTGCAGGCCATCGCCAAGGCACCGGCCACGACAGAATCCGCTTCCACACTGGATACACCTCAGGGGGATCAGCGCTACGCCATTCAGGTGGAAGCCAGTCTTGCGGCGGCCAACGCCCACAAAACCATCAAACTATTACGCACTCGTGGTTACGAACCCCGTCTTGAGATGGCCAAGGATACCGAACATCACAAATGGCATTATGTCCGCATCGGCTCCTATTCCGACCGCAACTCTGCCCAGACTGCCCTGCAAGCCTTCATGGAAAAAGAAAAAATGCCCGCCGTCCTGGTCATGGGAGTCCCTGGGCAAAAAGGCGATTCCATCTCTGCCAATATGGCGTCCGACAACAATAGCGACGACGATCAGGAAGATGAGACCGAAGACGAAGAAGAAGAGGCGACACCACCGCGTCACTTGAAAGCCCAACGCCCCTCCCCCCGCTCCAGCAACCTGACCCGCTCCTCTGCGCGTTCATCAGCCAGCATGGTTCGCAAAGGCTCAAGACACAAAGCACGCACCGAATCTTCCAAGAAAAAAGCCACGGCCACGACCTTCGATATACGCATCAATCCCAGCCAGGTACGCGGCCATCCGGAAAAAATCATGGCGTGGATGCGCAAAAAAGGATATCACCCCCATGTACATCGTGTCCGCGATTCCAGGCGGCAGGTCCGTTCGTCCGTGCGCCTGGGACCTATTCGGGGCAAACAAAATGCCCTGGCCACCCTGGAATCTTTCCGGCGACGTACCGGATTGAAGGCCACGGTCATTCCGGCAACCAAGTGATCCTGTTTTCCGATTGAGGATGAATCCATGCCTGTCTATCCCTATCAGGGCATCTTTCCAACCATTC
It encodes:
- a CDS encoding SPOR domain-containing protein: MIMLEYRVSTLTNPSRFWTFVLLTFLLLLFPVASVQARDAASKHPHLWIHPLEGADGAKVDEAQAVRVLNAIQQALSRLQGFQKLDLGPPAYVLPLGAPDPRTLLGASQLAQLGADYIVGHTLIPGRAGFLTLELYQPPQPRMIWMATQPLTKDSDLRQATNQLALQLAEHLQRLDSQILVAMTPMSALQAIAKAPATTESASTLDTPQGDQRYAIQVEASLAAANAHKTIKLLRTRGYEPRLEMAKDTEHHKWHYVRIGSYSDRNSAQTALQAFMEKEKMPAVLVMGVPGQKGDSISANMASDNNSDDDQEDETEDEEEEATPPRHLKAQRPSPRSSNLTRSSARSSASMVRKGSRHKARTESSKKKATATTFDIRINPSQVRGHPEKIMAWMRKKGYHPHVHRVRDSRRQVRSSVRLGPIRGKQNALATLESFRRRTGLKATVIPATK